Proteins encoded within one genomic window of Synechococcus sp. PCC 7335:
- a CDS encoding dihydroorotase, with product MSHSMRQLITQATLIGGAAELTADGVGDVLIEAGKIAAIAPSITEIPTDTEIVDGSGQFLGPGLIDLYSQSGEPGYEPRETYVSLRRAATAGGFTRVGLLPTTQPAADSISAIASILAAQKVGTNLSAQTKLMPWSAITIGAKGKQLVDFAELAEAGAVGFTDARPLSNPVLVKRLLEYMQPLNQPIALWPCDPQIAGAGAAREGVNSLRLGLEGVSVIAETASLAALLEYIAETSTPIHIMRVSTARSITLIRQAKEQGLPITASVAWHHLCFDTGDLQDYQPSLRHDPPLGNPADRQALVDAVREGVLEAIAIDHSPYTYEEKTVAFDLAPPGAIGLELALPILWQTFVVTGKWPPDLLWHRLSHGPANCLQLDAGRLEIGASAELTLFNPATQWTLTAQNLQTLSAFNTPWAGQSIQGKVSHVWNCQF from the coding sequence ATGTCGCATTCTATGAGGCAGCTGATCACACAGGCAACCTTGATAGGAGGAGCCGCTGAGCTGACGGCTGATGGCGTGGGTGATGTGCTTATTGAAGCCGGAAAAATTGCAGCGATCGCCCCTTCGATTACAGAGATACCAACCGATACCGAGATCGTTGATGGCAGCGGTCAGTTCCTAGGTCCAGGCTTAATCGATCTCTACAGCCAAAGCGGTGAACCTGGCTACGAGCCTAGAGAAACCTATGTGTCTTTGCGACGGGCAGCTACCGCCGGTGGATTCACTCGAGTAGGCCTGCTGCCAACCACTCAGCCTGCGGCTGATAGTATCAGCGCGATCGCCTCTATTCTTGCCGCCCAGAAAGTGGGCACCAATCTTTCAGCCCAAACCAAGCTTATGCCCTGGTCTGCTATCACCATCGGCGCCAAGGGCAAGCAGCTTGTGGACTTTGCTGAGCTAGCAGAAGCAGGCGCGGTTGGGTTTACGGATGCTAGACCCCTCTCTAATCCAGTTCTCGTTAAACGACTGCTGGAATATATGCAGCCTCTAAACCAGCCAATCGCCCTATGGCCTTGTGATCCTCAAATTGCTGGAGCGGGTGCCGCTAGAGAGGGGGTAAATAGTCTGCGATTGGGGTTAGAAGGCGTCAGCGTAATTGCCGAGACCGCTTCGCTGGCCGCGCTATTAGAATACATCGCTGAGACGTCGACTCCGATCCATATCATGCGCGTTTCTACGGCTCGAAGCATCACCTTAATCCGACAGGCCAAAGAGCAGGGCCTACCGATTACTGCCAGTGTAGCCTGGCATCACCTTTGCTTTGATACAGGAGATCTACAAGACTATCAGCCTAGCTTGCGTCACGACCCGCCATTAGGTAACCCGGCTGATCGACAGGCTTTAGTAGACGCTGTTAGAGAGGGCGTTTTAGAGGCGATCGCCATCGATCATAGCCCCTACACCTATGAAGAAAAAACTGTCGCCTTCGATTTAGCCCCGCCCGGTGCGATCGGGTTAGAGCTAGCTTTACCGATCTTGTGGCAAACCTTCGTCGTCACCGGGAAATGGCCTCCAGACCTACTGTGGCATCGGTTGAGTCACGGCCCAGCCAACTGTCTTCAGCTAGATGCTGGTAGGTTAGAGATCGGTGCGAGCGCTGAGCTAACCCTCTTTAATCCAGCAACTCAATGGACACTCACCGCTCAAAACTTACAAACGCTGTCAGCTTTCAACACCCCTTGGGCTGGACAATCTATACAGGGAAAAGTCTCTCATGTGTGGAACTGCCAGTTTTGA
- a CDS encoding dihydroorotase encodes MTQMPLVIRAAQILLPSGEIEPSEVVIEEGKIAAVGADLKLPRQARTIDGSGLTLLPGVIDPQVHFREPGLEYKEDLFTASRACARGGVTSFLEMPNTLPLTTTQAVLTDKLAIAASKSLVNYGFFIGATAENLDDLRTANPTCGIKIFMGSAHGPLSVDTAETIEPIFAVGDRLIAVHAEDQARILARRELFAGESDPATHTKVQDNETALLATKLALSLSKKYQRRLHILHMSTGEEAELLRRDKPSWVTAEVTPQHLLLDVSAYEKLGTLAQMNPPLKYERDREFLWQALLDGVIDFIATDHAPHTLEEKRKGYPHAPSGMPGVETSLPLMLTQSQQNRCTVAQVANWMSTAVARAYHIPNKGLIEPGYDADLVLVDLSTYRPVLREELQTKCGWSPFEGWNLTGWPVVTIVGGQIVYDRGKIDTAVRGKALTFDQ; translated from the coding sequence ATGACGCAAATGCCGCTAGTGATTCGCGCAGCGCAGATACTGTTGCCATCTGGAGAGATAGAACCGTCAGAGGTGGTCATTGAGGAAGGCAAGATCGCAGCAGTTGGTGCTGACCTGAAGTTGCCTAGACAGGCTAGAACCATTGACGGTAGTGGATTGACGCTACTTCCTGGAGTAATCGACCCACAGGTGCATTTTCGCGAGCCAGGACTTGAGTACAAAGAAGATTTGTTCACAGCCTCGCGTGCTTGCGCAAGAGGAGGTGTAACTTCTTTTTTAGAGATGCCCAATACGCTGCCGCTGACCACAACTCAAGCTGTTTTGACGGATAAACTGGCGATCGCAGCGTCTAAAAGCTTAGTCAACTATGGCTTCTTCATTGGGGCTACCGCCGAAAACCTAGACGATTTGCGCACCGCGAACCCAACCTGTGGCATCAAAATCTTCATGGGCTCAGCCCACGGCCCGCTCTCCGTCGATACGGCTGAAACCATTGAGCCGATCTTTGCAGTCGGCGATCGCCTGATCGCAGTCCACGCTGAAGACCAAGCTCGCATTCTAGCTAGGCGAGAGCTGTTCGCAGGTGAAAGCGATCCGGCTACTCATACCAAAGTGCAAGACAATGAAACGGCGCTGCTAGCGACAAAACTGGCCCTTAGCCTCTCGAAAAAGTATCAGCGACGATTGCATATTTTGCATATGTCGACTGGCGAAGAAGCCGAACTGCTGCGCCGAGATAAGCCGAGTTGGGTCACCGCCGAAGTGACGCCTCAACACTTGCTGCTAGATGTGAGCGCGTATGAAAAGCTAGGGACGCTGGCGCAGATGAATCCACCGCTGAAGTATGAGCGCGATCGCGAGTTTCTCTGGCAAGCACTTCTAGATGGTGTGATTGACTTTATCGCCACTGATCATGCTCCCCACACCCTTGAAGAAAAGCGTAAAGGCTATCCTCATGCGCCTTCTGGTATGCCTGGTGTAGAGACTTCTTTGCCCCTGATGCTGACTCAGTCTCAGCAAAATCGCTGCACCGTCGCTCAAGTCGCCAACTGGATGTCTACCGCCGTTGCCAGGGCCTACCATATTCCCAATAAGGGACTAATTGAGCCTGGATATGACGCTGATCTTGTCTTAGTCGACTTATCTACCTATCGCCCTGTCTTGCGCGAGGAACTACAGACAAAGTGTGGCTGGAGTCCTTTTGAAGGATGGAATCTAACTGGCTGGCCAGTCGTTACTATCGTCGGTGGCCAGATCGTCTACGACCGCGGCAAGATTGATACCGCTGTGCGCGGCAAAGCGCTTACCTTTGATCAGTAG
- a CDS encoding 1-acyl-sn-glycerol-3-phosphate acyltransferase, protein MTMAQEREPFISLALYHLFKWSVVSPVLHGYFRGRIYGAKKVPKQGPLIIVANHASNFDPPLLSNCIGRPVSFMAKESLFRVPVLAPAIRAYGAYPVKRGSADRSAIREALRQLENGWAVGIFLQGIRTSDGRIPDPKLGAALIAAKAQVPLLPVSLWGTEKILKKGALLPRPAAVTVRIGEVLPPPLTKDKAELRAITQRCADEIHSLHELGR, encoded by the coding sequence ATGACGATGGCCCAAGAACGCGAACCCTTCATTAGCCTCGCGCTATATCACCTGTTTAAGTGGTCGGTGGTCAGCCCGGTGTTACATGGCTATTTTCGCGGACGTATCTATGGGGCTAAGAAGGTACCAAAGCAAGGGCCGTTAATTATTGTGGCTAACCATGCCAGTAATTTTGATCCGCCGCTATTGTCTAACTGCATCGGACGACCAGTGTCTTTTATGGCAAAAGAGTCGCTGTTTCGAGTGCCAGTGCTAGCACCAGCGATTCGAGCCTATGGAGCATATCCGGTTAAGAGAGGCTCAGCCGATCGCAGCGCTATTCGAGAAGCCCTCCGGCAGCTAGAGAATGGCTGGGCAGTAGGTATTTTTTTACAGGGGATACGCACCTCAGACGGACGAATCCCAGATCCTAAGCTAGGAGCGGCGCTAATTGCAGCGAAAGCTCAAGTCCCGCTGTTACCGGTCAGCTTGTGGGGGACTGAGAAGATTTTGAAAAAAGGAGCGCTTCTGCCTAGACCAGCAGCGGTAACGGTAAGAATTGGGGAGGTGCTCCCCCCTCCGCTGACTAAAGACAAGGCCGAACTACGGGCAATTACACAGCGCTGCGCGGACGAAATTCATAGCCTACATGAGCTAGGTAGATAA
- the cofG gene encoding 7,8-didemethyl-8-hydroxy-5-deazariboflavin synthase subunit CofG produces MSKIVTYSPAYTLVPTYECFNRCTYCNFRQEPGTDQWMSLEKARETLTRLQSTEVIEILILSGEVHPKSARRAAWFEHIYQMCELALAMGFLPHTNVGPLSYQEMAALKQVNASMGLMLEQMTPTLMNTVHKYAPSKQPERRLEQLNFAGRLKIPFTTGILLGLGETVEDWQESLSAIAQVHQKYGHIQEVILQPHQPGERQSEVRSPCYGTTLLKAVKLAKSVLPSDITIQIPPNLILLDQALLDCIAAGATDLGGIGPIDEVNPNYSHRDRITMRSLLDTQGWKLQKRLPVYRQYDQWLPSEIAEVSKQYQYSAENALS; encoded by the coding sequence ATGTCAAAGATCGTCACCTATAGCCCTGCCTACACTCTAGTTCCGACCTACGAGTGCTTCAATCGCTGTACTTACTGTAACTTTCGCCAAGAACCAGGTACTGATCAGTGGATGAGTCTAGAGAAGGCTAGAGAAACGCTGACGCGATTGCAGTCTACAGAAGTCATTGAAATTCTTATCTTGAGCGGCGAAGTTCACCCTAAGAGTGCTCGCCGGGCGGCATGGTTTGAGCATATCTATCAGATGTGTGAGCTAGCGCTGGCGATGGGATTTCTTCCACATACCAATGTCGGTCCACTTAGCTATCAGGAGATGGCGGCGCTTAAACAGGTCAATGCTTCGATGGGGTTGATGCTAGAGCAAATGACACCTACTTTGATGAACACAGTACACAAGTACGCGCCAAGTAAGCAGCCTGAGCGGCGGTTAGAACAATTGAACTTTGCAGGTAGGCTAAAGATTCCATTTACGACAGGAATATTACTGGGCTTAGGTGAAACCGTTGAAGATTGGCAAGAGAGCTTAAGCGCGATTGCCCAAGTTCACCAAAAGTACGGACACATTCAAGAAGTGATTTTGCAGCCACACCAGCCAGGAGAAAGGCAGAGTGAAGTGCGATCGCCTTGCTACGGAACTACCCTGCTAAAAGCAGTGAAGCTGGCTAAGTCTGTTCTTCCTTCGGACATTACAATTCAAATTCCACCGAATTTGATTCTCTTAGACCAGGCACTGCTAGACTGCATTGCCGCAGGTGCAACAGACTTAGGTGGTATTGGCCCAATCGATGAAGTCAATCCGAACTATAGCCACCGTGATCGCATTACTATGCGATCGCTTTTAGACACTCAAGGCTGGAAGCTACAGAAAAGACTGCCGGTTTATAGACAATACGATCAATGGCTACCTTCTGAGATAGCCGAAGTCTCAAAGCAGTATCAATATTCTGCTGAAAACGCACTGTCGTAA
- a CDS encoding DUF2288 domain-containing protein produces the protein MPEDSMSEERVSEESVSNDLYAELTEMMGPVSWELLKPHVQRDAVIVVNPQLDLVEAGAAIASNQTQVVERWINEQLIRKPTAEQLVTWNSETKRFLSLIVQPYVLVQVEPVASTEQVDSLPDLPSD, from the coding sequence ATGCCAGAAGATTCTATGTCAGAAGAGCGAGTGTCAGAAGAGTCAGTGTCAAATGATTTGTATGCGGAACTTACAGAAATGATGGGGCCAGTGTCATGGGAACTGCTAAAGCCCCATGTACAGCGCGATGCAGTCATCGTGGTCAATCCACAGCTTGACCTGGTCGAAGCCGGGGCGGCGATCGCCTCTAATCAAACCCAGGTCGTAGAGCGTTGGATTAATGAACAGCTCATTCGCAAACCTACCGCCGAACAGCTTGTAACCTGGAATAGTGAAACCAAGCGGTTCCTCTCTTTGATTGTGCAACCCTACGTTTTAGTCCAAGTTGAGCCTGTTGCTTCTACTGAGCAGGTTGATTCATTACCTGACCTACCGTCTGATTGA
- a CDS encoding histidine phosphatase family protein, with amino-acid sequence MKTTVIIVRHGQSTSNASRVIQGHHDKAVLTELGKQQAHQVGKTLSGLTLDAVYTSPLKRAQHTCEIIVETMKQTGNALPKIQIADLIKEINLPLWESKSFDEVEANYQEMYQAWRTLPNEFVMPLPNADGTTTDFYPVRDMWERATLFWQTVLAKHPGQTILLVGHSAINRALLGAAIGLGPASLNSMGQDNCAINVLNFISGQEGEVASVQLESLNLTSHLGQPIPQRRSRFKGPRFLLVRHGETNWNRDGRFQGKIDIPLNENGHRQAAQAGEFLKTVSIDAAVSSSMLRPKETAEGILQHHPEVRLETTEQLWEIGHGEWEGMLETEIEAGYPGMLAQWQSKPETVQMPAGENLEDVWARAKKGWGDIVAAYSEGTDYWDTPPTVMVVAHDAINKAILCQLFGLGPEKFWQFKQGNGAVSVIDYHGGADSLPVLSAANITTHLSGSIFDKTAAGAL; translated from the coding sequence TTGAAAACCACTGTTATCATCGTTCGGCATGGTCAAAGTACCTCGAATGCAAGCCGAGTCATTCAAGGCCACCACGATAAAGCAGTCCTTACAGAATTAGGCAAACAGCAGGCGCATCAGGTAGGCAAAACACTCTCAGGGTTAACGCTAGACGCTGTGTATACTAGTCCGCTAAAGCGAGCCCAGCACACCTGTGAAATCATCGTTGAGACGATGAAACAGACCGGAAATGCACTGCCTAAGATTCAGATTGCAGATTTAATCAAAGAGATCAATTTACCGCTATGGGAATCAAAGTCATTCGATGAGGTAGAGGCTAACTACCAGGAGATGTATCAAGCCTGGAGGACCTTACCAAACGAGTTTGTCATGCCGCTGCCGAACGCAGATGGAACAACAACGGATTTCTATCCGGTTCGAGATATGTGGGAACGGGCGACGCTATTTTGGCAGACTGTCTTAGCCAAGCATCCAGGTCAAACCATTCTGCTAGTAGGTCATAGTGCGATTAACCGCGCGCTACTAGGTGCTGCAATTGGCTTAGGCCCTGCAAGCTTGAACAGTATGGGACAAGATAATTGCGCGATCAACGTGCTGAATTTTATCAGTGGGCAAGAAGGCGAGGTAGCTAGTGTGCAGCTAGAGTCGTTGAACTTGACAAGTCATCTGGGGCAGCCGATCCCTCAGCGGCGATCGCGCTTTAAAGGGCCTAGATTCTTACTGGTACGTCACGGCGAAACTAACTGGAATCGAGACGGTCGGTTTCAAGGAAAAATCGATATTCCACTTAACGAAAACGGTCACCGTCAGGCGGCGCAGGCAGGTGAATTTCTGAAGACGGTCAGCATCGATGCGGCTGTGAGTTCTTCGATGTTACGACCCAAAGAAACAGCCGAGGGTATTTTGCAGCATCATCCAGAAGTGCGCCTAGAAACCACAGAGCAGCTCTGGGAAATCGGCCACGGCGAATGGGAAGGCATGCTAGAAACCGAGATTGAAGCCGGCTATCCTGGCATGCTCGCTCAGTGGCAAAGCAAACCCGAGACAGTACAGATGCCAGCAGGCGAAAATCTAGAGGATGTATGGGCTAGAGCGAAGAAAGGCTGGGGAGATATTGTCGCGGCCTACAGTGAGGGCACAGACTATTGGGATACGCCACCAACGGTGATGGTGGTCGCTCACGATGCCATCAACAAGGCAATCTTATGTCAGCTGTTTGGACTTGGGCCAGAGAAGTTTTGGCAGTTTAAGCAAGGCAACGGCGCAGTCAGTGTGATTGACTATCACGGTGGAGCAGACAGCCTACCCGTCTTAAGCGCAGCGAACATTACAACGCATCTATCAGGCAGCATTTTTGACAAGACAGCGGCCGGGGCTCTATAG
- the lepB gene encoding signal peptidase I: MSEKQQNPWIEGLQTVALSIFLALGIRQFVAEARFIPSESMLPTLEVDDRLVVEKISYHFNPPKRGDIIVFRAPQAALDAAHSTTKDAYIKRVIGLPGEEVEIKQGRVFIDGSALEEDYIQAPPAYTWGPQVVPTDEYLVLGDNRNSSSDGHVWGFLPRERIIGRAVVRFWPIQRIGGLD, from the coding sequence GTGTCTGAAAAGCAGCAAAATCCGTGGATCGAAGGGCTACAAACAGTTGCTCTTAGTATCTTTCTAGCACTAGGTATTCGTCAGTTTGTCGCCGAAGCACGCTTCATTCCTTCAGAATCGATGCTGCCTACTCTCGAAGTTGATGATCGCCTAGTTGTCGAAAAAATCAGCTACCACTTTAATCCCCCCAAACGGGGCGACATCATTGTTTTTCGCGCGCCGCAAGCAGCTCTAGACGCTGCTCACTCCACGACCAAAGACGCCTACATCAAGCGCGTTATCGGCCTTCCTGGTGAAGAAGTAGAGATTAAACAGGGCAGAGTCTTTATAGACGGCAGTGCTCTAGAAGAAGATTACATCCAAGCCCCACCAGCCTATACCTGGGGTCCGCAAGTTGTCCCTACCGATGAATATTTGGTGTTGGGTGATAATCGTAACAGCAGCTCTGATGGTCATGTGTGGGGATTTCTCCCACGCGAAAGGATTATTGGCAGAGCTGTTGTTCGATTCTGGCCTATTCAGCGCATCGGTGGGTTGGATTGA
- a CDS encoding NAD(P)-dependent oxidoreductase, producing MTKVLVVGASGATGRLLVQALLNRGLNVVAIVRSPEKISEALRQHTNLQIVCANLLELSETEMVQHVSPCSAIASCLGHNMTWSGIYGQPRWLVTDAIRLLCDAIKANQTQTSTKVVLMNTAGNRNRDLPERISLAQKCIIWLIRALLPPHADNEQAADYLRTEIGQNNPNIEWSVVRPDTLTHEAQVSEYEVHPSPVRSAIFDAGSTSRINVSHFMANLMTDDDLWNKWKGQMPVIYNKSFENKP from the coding sequence ATGACCAAAGTCCTTGTAGTCGGCGCTAGTGGGGCCACCGGACGGCTACTCGTTCAAGCCTTACTCAATCGTGGTCTGAACGTCGTCGCCATTGTGCGTTCACCCGAAAAGATCTCAGAAGCGCTCCGACAGCACACAAACTTACAGATCGTCTGCGCTAATCTACTCGAGCTGAGCGAAACGGAAATGGTTCAACACGTTAGTCCATGTAGTGCGATCGCGTCGTGCTTAGGACACAACATGACTTGGAGCGGCATCTATGGACAGCCGCGCTGGTTAGTCACTGATGCAATACGTCTACTGTGCGACGCGATTAAAGCCAACCAGACACAGACGTCAACTAAAGTTGTGCTAATGAATACAGCGGGTAATCGCAATCGAGATTTGCCTGAGCGAATTTCACTTGCCCAAAAGTGTATCATTTGGTTGATTCGGGCACTCCTGCCGCCCCATGCGGACAATGAACAAGCCGCAGACTATCTACGGACCGAAATTGGTCAGAATAATCCGAACATTGAATGGAGCGTAGTTCGTCCGGATACTCTGACTCACGAAGCGCAGGTAAGCGAGTACGAAGTACATCCTTCACCTGTTAGAAGTGCCATCTTTGATGCGGGCTCAACTAGTCGTATTAATGTCAGCCACTTTATGGCTAACTTGATGACTGATGATGATCTATGGAATAAGTGGAAAGGTCAGATGCCAGTGATTTATAACAAGTCCTTCGAAAACAAGCCCTAA
- a CDS encoding ShlB/FhaC/HecB family hemolysin secretion/activation protein yields the protein MSSSYCLLFAVSSLSVLAVRTGPAIALPLTGASTSRIVIQSATEQTPVSSSTKLANLGSDIVQIAQSSADEVPEPSDILPELGDILPGPGDIWPERPPDDLPEETLPPQLPSPEELLGEPSEPDVPPDALEDGEETFVVSKIQLAGSTAFSDEDFAELFSRFTGVPITFNDLLQVRSAVTQRYIEAGFVTSGAFIPPQTLEEGVVTIQVLEGAIEEIEVVGTNRLRPNYIRGRIGLVARPPINTNRLLAGLQRLQIDPLIEAVSADLQAGVRPGTSILRVEITEADAFDVVASVDNRRSPNIGSVSRRINLQAGNVSGLGDRFFLGYANTNGSNGVDASYSIPLSPRNTRLILEAGYGDSRVIEDTFEVLDISSDAFYYEVGVTHPLIESPTRELTLGLAFSHTENQIRSGLGDFGQELVLGADEDGRSKVSALRFSQGWTQRNQRQVLAARSQFNLGLDILNATNNDETGIPDSQFFSWRGQGQWVRLLGENALFFLRGDLQLATDRLFSSEQFGLGGQQTVRGYRQNALLRDNGALVSAEARLPIIRFSRDSIVQVAPFLDVGTAWNNFDDSADTNVLAGTGVGLVWEQNENLSARLDWGIPLVDLESTSNSLQDSGIYFSVRYNLF from the coding sequence ATGTCTTCTTCCTATTGCCTACTGTTTGCGGTTTCTTCTCTCAGCGTGTTAGCAGTCCGGACAGGGCCGGCGATCGCACTACCTCTAACTGGCGCTTCTACCAGTCGCATCGTCATTCAGTCTGCTACAGAACAGACCCCAGTGAGCTCTTCTACGAAGCTGGCTAATCTAGGTTCAGACATCGTTCAGATAGCGCAGAGTTCTGCTGACGAAGTCCCCGAACCTAGCGATATTCTGCCCGAGCTTGGCGATATTCTGCCCGGGCCTGGCGATATTTGGCCCGAGCGACCTCCCGATGACCTGCCTGAAGAGACCCTACCGCCCCAGCTCCCTTCTCCTGAAGAGCTCTTAGGCGAACCTAGCGAGCCTGACGTTCCGCCCGATGCTTTAGAAGATGGTGAAGAAACGTTTGTAGTGAGCAAAATTCAGCTGGCAGGTAGCACCGCTTTTAGCGATGAAGATTTCGCCGAACTGTTTTCTAGATTTACTGGCGTTCCGATCACGTTTAATGACTTACTACAGGTCCGCTCAGCGGTAACCCAACGCTATATTGAGGCAGGCTTTGTTACGTCAGGGGCTTTTATTCCACCCCAGACCTTAGAAGAAGGTGTTGTCACTATACAGGTCTTAGAAGGCGCTATAGAAGAAATTGAGGTCGTCGGAACTAATCGTCTTAGACCTAACTATATTCGCGGCAGAATAGGATTAGTGGCGCGGCCGCCGATTAATACCAATAGGCTACTCGCTGGACTGCAGCGGCTGCAAATCGATCCGTTGATCGAAGCGGTATCCGCAGATTTGCAGGCGGGGGTACGGCCTGGGACAAGCATCCTCCGAGTAGAGATCACCGAGGCGGATGCGTTCGATGTAGTTGCCTCGGTAGACAATCGCCGTTCGCCTAATATCGGCAGTGTGAGCCGGCGGATCAACTTGCAGGCAGGGAACGTCTCAGGGTTAGGCGATCGCTTCTTCTTGGGCTATGCCAACACCAACGGCAGCAACGGCGTAGACGCCAGCTATTCTATTCCCCTTAGCCCTCGCAACACGCGTCTGATCCTTGAGGCGGGCTATGGTGATAGCCGAGTAATTGAAGATACCTTTGAGGTCTTAGACATTAGCTCTGACGCCTTTTACTACGAAGTCGGCGTCACTCATCCTTTAATCGAAAGTCCTACGCGAGAACTGACACTCGGTCTAGCCTTTTCACACACTGAGAACCAAATTCGTTCTGGTCTAGGAGATTTTGGTCAGGAGCTAGTCCTAGGGGCTGATGAAGATGGCAGAAGTAAAGTCAGCGCCCTACGATTCTCTCAAGGCTGGACGCAGAGAAATCAAAGGCAGGTGCTAGCTGCTAGATCGCAGTTCAACTTGGGCCTTGATATTCTAAACGCGACTAATAACGATGAAACAGGCATTCCAGACAGCCAGTTTTTTTCTTGGCGGGGACAGGGCCAGTGGGTCAGATTGCTTGGTGAGAATGCGCTCTTTTTTCTTAGAGGTGACCTTCAGCTAGCCACCGATCGGCTATTTTCTTCAGAACAGTTTGGCTTGGGCGGACAGCAGACCGTACGGGGCTATCGTCAAAACGCGCTGCTGCGAGACAACGGCGCGCTGGTTTCAGCAGAAGCGCGTTTGCCGATCATCCGCTTCTCAAGAGATAGTATTGTTCAAGTAGCCCCCTTCCTAGATGTGGGCACCGCTTGGAACAACTTTGACGACTCTGCCGATACAAACGTTCTAGCAGGGACAGGCGTTGGCCTTGTCTGGGAACAAAACGAGAATCTGTCGGCCAGGCTAGATTGGGGTATTCCCTTGGTGGATCTAGAGAGCACTAGCAATAGCTTGCAAGATAGCGGAATCTACTTTTCTGTTCGATACAACTTGTTTTGA
- the lepB gene encoding signal peptidase I, whose translation MTKQQTRFWVEAVQTVGLSVALAFGVRQFVAEARLVPTGSMQPTIEINDRLFVEKISYRFHPPKRGDIIVFQAPKEALEAAQSTTKDAYLKRVVGLPGEEVAVKDGRVFVDGKVLAEDYIKSPPAYVWGPNVVPNGHYLVLGDNRNSSSDGHVWGFLSEETIIGKAAVRFWPPSRIGGLD comes from the coding sequence ATGACTAAGCAACAGACTCGCTTCTGGGTAGAAGCCGTACAAACGGTTGGTCTTAGTGTTGCTCTAGCCTTTGGTGTCCGACAGTTCGTGGCTGAAGCGCGGCTAGTGCCTACTGGCTCTATGCAGCCCACCATTGAGATCAACGACCGTCTGTTTGTTGAGAAAATCAGCTACCGTTTTCATCCCCCAAAGCGAGGCGATATCATCGTTTTTCAAGCGCCGAAGGAAGCTTTGGAAGCTGCGCAGTCAACTACTAAAGATGCCTATTTGAAGCGTGTTGTTGGCCTGCCAGGCGAAGAAGTTGCTGTAAAAGATGGCCGGGTTTTTGTGGATGGTAAGGTCCTAGCTGAAGACTACATAAAATCGCCTCCAGCCTACGTATGGGGTCCAAACGTGGTACCAAACGGGCATTACCTAGTGCTTGGTGACAATCGCAATAGTAGCTCCGATGGTCATGTTTGGGGATTCTTATCAGAAGAGACGATTATTGGTAAGGCAGCGGTTCGGTTCTGGCCGCCTAGTCGAATTGGTGGGTTGGATTGA